TAAGTCTGTATACCTGAagtatagtagtagcagtagggtattgtaccgtgttagccatcagtaaaagcaagacgttttaaatcaggatgataccatttattggctaactaaaatgaataataataagcagatttcggccttgcagccttcgtcaggcttaCACAACAGGATCAGGATGtaagcctgacgaaggctgcgaggccgaaagcttgcttatgcttattcatttttagttagccaataaatggtatcatcctgatttaaaaactTCTTGCATGCCAGAAGTATGTAATACTGTAGCAATTGATGTTTTCTTGAAAAGGACTATACAATTCCTTTATGTGCTGTTACAGGTAATGAACCAGACATTCGTCACCCAGTTCATTCTTCTAGGATTTCAAAATCTTGATAGCTACAGAATTGTTGTCTTCCTCGTGTTTCTGGTCCTCTACATTGTAACAGTATCAGGTAACCTGCTGATCATCTCCCTGGTATCCATGAATCAAAGTCAAAGTCTTAGTTCTCCTATGTACTTTTTCCTGAGCCACCTGTCAACCTGTGATCTTCTGCTGACCACTGTCATTGTGCCATTGATGTTGAACATCATTCTGAAGGTGAAAGTGTCTGTGCCAATTCTCGGATGCTTTGCACAGCTTTATCTCTTTGGAGCTTTGGCAACTACAGAATGCCTCCTTCTTGCAGTGATGTCTTATGATCGCTATGTGGCCATATGCAACCCACTACGATACTCTTTAATCATAAACCTTCATAGGTGTTTCCTGATGGTTTTTGGTTCCTGGTTCTTGTCTTTCTCTGTCATGTTAATCACAATTCTCCAGATATACCGGCTAGACTTCTGTGGTCCTAACATCATTGACCATTTCTTCTGTgatctggctcctctcctacagCTTTCTTGCTCAGACACCACTTTTGTAGAGATTCAGAAC
This DNA window, taken from Hyperolius riggenbachi isolate aHypRig1 chromosome 3, aHypRig1.pri, whole genome shotgun sequence, encodes the following:
- the LOC137561866 gene encoding olfactory receptor 10A7-like, with the translated sequence MNQTFVTQFILLGFQNLDSYRIVVFLVFLVLYIVTVSGNLLIISLVSMNQSQSLSSPMYFFLSHLSTCDLLLTTVIVPLMLNIILKVKVSVPILGCFAQLYLFGALATTECLLLAVMSYDRYVAICNPLRYSLIINLHRCFLMVFGSWFLSFSVMLITILQIYRLDFCGPNIIDHFFCDLAPLLQLSCSDTTFVEIQNLFTGLPATFAPLIYISATYTAIFMAILRIPTTIGRQKAFYTCSSHLTVVSIYYGTLVVAYLFLSKDHPLDVHKVLSLLYTVLTPMLNPIIYSLRNKEIKIAFWKLVTVEQRASLKLDASKESI